In the Triticum aestivum cultivar Chinese Spring chromosome 2B, IWGSC CS RefSeq v2.1, whole genome shotgun sequence genome, acaggcttctccaaaagtctgtataaaaccatatgttttgatcacactatcaaagcgtttattccaactccgagaggcttgcaccagaccatagattgatcgctggagcttgcacactttgttagctcccttaggatcgataaaaccttccggttgcatcatatacaactcttcttccagaaatccattcaggaatgcagtttttacatccatctgccaaatttcataatcataaaatgcggcaattgctaacatgattcggacagacttaagcatcgctacgggtgagaaagtctcatcgtagtcaaccccttgaacttgtcgaaaacctttcgcaacaagtcgagatttatagacagttacattaccgtcagcgtcagtcttcttcttaaagatccatttattctcaatggcttgccgatcatcaggcaagtcaaccaaagtccatactttgttctcatacatggatcccatctcagatttcatggcctctagccattttgcggaatctgggctcatcatcgcttcctcatagttcgtaggttcatcatggtcaagtaacatgacttccaaaactggattaccgtaccactctggtgcggatcttactctgctagacctacgaggttcagtagacacttgatctgaagtttcatgatcaatatcattagcttcctcactaattggtgtatttgtcacaggaactgatttctgtgatgaactactttccaataagggagcaggtaccgttacctcatcaagttctactttcctcccactcacttctttcgagagaaactccttctctagaaaggatccattcttagcaacgaatgtcttgcctttggatctgtgatagaaggtgtacccaacagtctcttttgggtatcgtatgaagacacatttctccgatttgggttcgagcttatctggttgaagtttcttcacataagcatcgcagccccaaactttaagaaacgacaactttggtttcttgccaaaccacagttcataaggcgtcgtttcaacggatttagatggtgccctatttaatgtgaatgcagccatctctaaagcataaccccaaaacgacagcggtaaatcagtaagagacatcatagatcgcaccatatctagtaaagtacgattacgacgttcggacacaccatttctttgtggtgttccaggtggcgtgagttgcgaaactattccgcattgtttcaaatgtaaaccaaactcgtaactcaaatattctcctccacgatcagatcgtagaaactttattttcttgttacgatgattttccacttcactctgaaattctttgaacttttcaaatgtttcagacttgtgcttcattaagtagatatacccatatctgctcaaatcatctgtgaaggtgagaaaataacgatatccgccacgagcctcaacattcatcggaccacatacatctgtatgtatgatttccaataaatctgttgctctctccatagtaccagagaacggtgttttagtcatcttgcctatgaggcacggttcgcaagtaccaagtgattcataatcaagtgattccaaaagtccatcagtatggagtttcttcatgcgctttacaccgatatgacctaaacggcagtgccacaaataagttgcactatcattatcaactctgcatcttttggcttcaacattatgaatatgtgtatcactactatcgagatttaataaaaatagaccactcttcaagggtgcatgaccataaaagatattactcataaatagaacaaccattattctctgatttaaatgaataaccgtctcgcatcaaacaagatccagatataatgttcatgctcaacgctggcaccaaataacaattattcaggtctaaaactaatcccgaaggtagatgtagaggtagcgtgccgaccgcgatcacatcgactttggaaccgtttcccacgcgcatcgtcacctcgtccttggccagtgctcgcttattccgtagtccctgtttcgagttgcaaatattagcaacagaaccagtatcaaatacccaggtgctactacgagctctagttaggcacacatcaataacatgtatatcacatatacctttttcactttgccatccttcttatccgccaaatacttggggcagttccgcttccagtgaccagtctgcttgcagtagaagcactcagtttcaggcttaggttcagacttgggtttcttctcttgagcagcaacttgcttgctgttcttcttgaagttccccttcttcttccctttgccctttttcttgaaactagtggtcttgttgaccatcaacacttgatgctccttcttgatttctacctccgcagcttttagcattgcgaagagctcgggaatagtcttgttcatcccttgcatattatagttcatcacaaagctcttgtagcatggtggcagtgattggagaattctgtcaatgacgctatcatccggaagattaactcccagttgaatcaagtgattattatacccagacattttgagtatatgctcactgacagaactattctcctccatcttgcagctgtagaacttattggagacttcatatctctcaatccgggcatttgcttgaaatattaacttcaactcctggaacactccatgacgttcaaaacgtcgttgaagacccggttctaagccgtaaagcatggcacactgaactatagagtagtcatcagctttgctctgccagacgttcataacatctggtgttgctcctgcagcaagcctggcacccagcggtgcttccaggacgtaattcttctgtgcagcaatgaggataatcctgaagttacggacccagtccgtgtaattgctaccatcatctttcaactttgctttctcaaggaacgcattaaaattcaacggaacaacagcacgagccatctatctacaaacaaacatagacaagcaaaatactatcaggtactaagttcatgataaatttaagttcaattaatcatattacttaagaactcccacttagacagacaccctctagtcatctaagtgattacgtgatccaaatcaactaaaccataaccgatcatcacgtgagatggagtagttttcaatggtgaacatcactatgttgatcatatctactatatgattcatgctcgacctttcggtctccgtgttccgaggccatatctgcatatgctaggctcgtcaagtttaacctgagtattccgcgtgtgcaaaactagcttgcacccgttgtagatggacgtagagcttatcacacccgatcatcacgtggtgtctgggcacgacgaactttggcaacggtgcatactcagggagaacacttcttgataattttagtgagagatcatcttaaaatgctaccgtcaatcaaagcaagataagatgcataaagaataaacatcacatgcaatcaatataagtgatatgatatggccatcatcatcttgtgcttgtgatctccatctctgaagcaccatcgtgatcaccatcgtcaccggcgcgacaccttgatctccatcgtagcatcgttgtcgtttacgccatctattgcttctacgactatcgctaccacttagtgataaagtaaagcaattacagggcgtttgcatttcatacaataaagcaacaaccatatggctcctgccagttgccgataacttcggttacaaaacatgatcatctcatacaataaaatatagcatcacgtcttggccatatcacatcacaacatgccctgcaaaaacaagttagacgtcctctactttgttgttgcaaattttacgtggctgctacgggcttaagcaagaaccaatctcacctatgcatcaaaaccacaatgatagtttgtcaagttgatgatgttttaacctttacaaggaccgggcgtagccacactcggttcaactaaagttggagaaactgacacccgctagtcacctgtgtgcaaagcacggcggtaaaaccagtctcgcgtaagcgtatgcgtaatgtcggtccgggccgcttcatccaacaataccgccgaaccaaagtatgacatgctggtaagcagtatgacttatatcgcccacaactcacttgtgttctactcgtgcatataacatcaaaccataaaacctaggctcggatgccactgttggggaacgcagtaatttcaaaaaatttcctacgcacacgcaagatcatggtgatggcatagcaacgagagggaagagtgttgtctatgtaccctcatagaccattaagcggaagcgttatgacaacgcggttgatgtagtcgtacgtcttcacgaatcgaccgatccaagcaccgaacgtacggcacctccgtgttcagcacacgtccagctcgatgacatcctccgggctccaatccagagaagcgtcggggatgagttccgtcagcacgacggcgtggtgacgatgtgatgttctaccgacgcagggcttcgcctaaactccgcaacgatatgaccgaggtggaatatggtggaggggggcaccgcacacggctaaggaacgatccgtagatcaacttgtgtatctctggggtgcccccctgcccccgtatataaaggagcaagggggaggccggccggcccttggggcgcgccaaggggggagtcctcctcctagtgggagtaggactccctttcctagtccaactaggaaggaggaacggggaaggaaagagggggatagggagagggaaagaggggccgcgcccccctcccctagtccaattcggactccccttgggagggggcgcgccacctcctgggctgctgccctctctctccccccaggcccactaaggcccaatacttccccggggggttccggtaacccctccggcactccggttttctccgaaatcacccggaacacttccggtgtccgaatatagtcgtccaatatatcaatctttatgctcgaccatttcgagactcctcgtcatgtccgtgatcacatccgggactccgaacaaacttcggtacatcaaaacttataaactcataataaaactgtcattgtaacgttaagcgtgcggaccctacgggttcgagaactatgtagacatgacctagaactattctcggtcaataaccaatagcggaacctggatgttcatattggttcctacatattctacgaagatctttatcggtcaaaccgcataacaacatacgttgttccctttgtcatcggtatgttacttgcccgagattcgatcgtcggtatccaatacctagttcaatctcgttacccagcaagtctctttactcgttccgtaatacatcatttcataactaactcattagttacaaatgcttgcaaggcttaggtgatgagtattaccgagagggcccagagatacctctccgacaatcggagtgacaaaacctaatctcgaattatgccaactcaacatgtacctttggagacacctgtagagaacctttataatcacccagttacgttgtgacgtttggtagcacacaaagtgttcctccggtaaacgggagttgcacaatctcatagttgcaggaactttgtataagtcatgaagaaagcaatagcaacatactaaacgatcaagtgctaagctaaaggaatgggtcaagtcaatcacatcattctcctaatgatgtgatcccattaatcaaatgacaacacatgcctatggttaggaaacataaccatctttgatcaatgagctagttctagtagaggcatactagtgacactatgtttgtctatgtattcacacatgtatcatgtttccggttaatacaattctagcatgaataataaacatttatcatgatatgaggaaataaataataactttattattgcctctagggcatatttccttcaccatcaatgtggatgtatgatagcaccacctatcggaaccacgccaaaaatctccatgtctacattgcgtttgctccctccaaaatcctcccctttaccttcatatgcattgatttacattccgctgctatactcttagaattgcatgtgtaggttgattgcttgacttgtgttaagttgctaaaatctgccaagacttaaaattgggaaaaggctagatttttatttggtcaagtagtctaatcacccccctctagacatactttcgatcctacagggtcCCACACCGGTTCGACACACTCCCAGTGAGCATCGCACGCTGCAAGAATCGTCACCTTCATCTTCCATCGGTCCAGCCTCAAAGCAGAACTCatgcaccgaccttgccaggcctctcttCCATCaatgccaccatgacgccagatagcttcctcctcctgcgtgagtccatctccgcgcatcagacaCCGAGTTTCCactgcgccatgccgccgagacccaCCGTCGACGATACGGTTGATGCCACAGCGCTCCACCTACATGCCATCTCGCGTCGACTCCGAACTACCAGCAACTCCACCACCCTGAGCATTCCCCGgccaacgccttcaggaaggaacacGACACCAAAGTGCCATCACCGCCCAAACAGAGAATCAGAGGCTTTTGCCTGCGCTCATGGCAGAGGTGAGGGGCGTAGGATCCACACCGAAGCCTCCAGGAAGGGAATCGGCGACGAGGGCGTGGACTTTGGTGCGGCCACCACACCGGCCTGGAGTTTCCCCCGGATTCATGCCCACCCGCCAGATCTGTCCAGGCAGTATTGGCATCGACCGTAGTCGGTGCCGTAGCCAGCACGAACCGGAGTAGATCGAGTCAGAGACGACGCCTCCCATGGAACTCCGGTCGGCCATCGAGGAGTCGTCATAGCGccgccgcctccacgtcgcccaAGCAGCCGTGGAAGGCCCCCCATCTACACCCGTGGGTGCCGCCCGCCAAGCAGGCCGCACCGCGCGCCACCGAATGAGGCTGCCGCCCCGAGATCCGATCTGCCAGCCGCCGTGCTATGAGAGCCAGATCCCCACGCCCGCGACCGCACACCGCACGCGCTCCCGTGCGCCGTACACACTCGCCGCGCAGCCTCAGCGCAAGCTCGCCACGGTGACCACACGCCCCCACGGCGGACGCCCCGCAACGCCCGAACACCGTGAGACGGAGAACCGGAGTGCCCCGCTGCCGCCGACGCTGCGCGGGCTTTGTCCAACGGTGCctgctggcggcggcgaggggagggagatCTGGCAAGGAGGTAGCTCACCCGACGGCTTGGGTTTCGCCCGGGTCGCCCGCGGGGTGGGCGACATGGGGGACGAGATGCCGGAGTGTGTGGATGCAATCAAGCTTGGATAACAGATCACTTCTAGTCTTGTTATGGCTATTTTATTCCTAGAGCTGGAATTGGTTAAATTTTAACCGGCCCAATGATTGtctccttcttctttttttctccctATTGTAACTTACTCATACTTTTATAGTTTTATATATACCTTCAAAAAAATCTTTTACATAAATTAGTAGGAACCTCGGACAAACAGATTTGATGTTTTCTTGCCTCAGCAAACTAGGCACTGCAAAGTTGTTGGCGAGGTCCATGGTAGCATATTAAGATGGAATCTCCTTGGTGGACACTACAACTACAAAACCAGAAACTAGGAAGTAgggagaagaagatgagctggATTGAAAAGGAAAGAGATGACATGATGATGGCTACACAAGGTTCCCGATGTGCTTCAACTTACCACATCCACAGCCATCAGGCAGGGTGTCTACACACATCTTCCCGACAAGATTAGCATCCCTATCGATCGTCCTAACCCTTGAGCAAGATCTGCAGAATCATCAAATACCATCTACAATTGGAAACATCAAACATGGAGGAGCTGGCACCGTTGCCCACCACTCTGTTGCTGTCTCACGTCGCTCTGTTTGATACGTTCCTATGAAATTCCTGTAAATTTTGGTGCGTTTCAAGCGTGACCTAAGAAGATTGCAAATCACATTCAGATGTCTATACTCAAGCAAAAGAAGCCAGGCATTTCTCATTAGAGTAGCGATACATTAAAAGTAAGACAGACAGGGCAGCTAATTTCCGCATGTGTCTTGGGATCTGACCAAGCCTAAGTAAAACAACAGCATGAGAAAAGTGTTATTCCTCTGCGCTACCAAGTTTTCAGCTGAGACTGATGGCTGCAAATGCCATCTTCTAGTCCGGGGTCCGGCACTACTCCGGCTTCGTTCCCTCCTAGAAGAAGGCTCGGCTTCCGTAGAACACCTTGGGAGATTTCTCCTGCGCGCCCCCGGCCGCCGGTTTCTTCGCCGCCGCGCTCGAGTCGGTGCCGCTGGAATCcgtgggcgaggcggcggcggggccgctCCCGCTCTTGTCGCTGCCATTGTCCATGTCCAGCGGGAGCTTCATCTTGGCCAGCGACTCCGTGAACTGCTGCATGCTCTTCATGTACATGTCCATGATCTCCTTCTGGTTCACCTGCACCTCCTCCGCGAAGTTGAAGCTCATCGCCGGCGGCTTGTCCACCGCGCTCTCAGACACGGTGCTGGGCGAGTTCACCGCCGGGCTCTCCTGAACGGTGTGAGACGAATCGACCTCCGCCGCGTCCGCCGCTTCCGAGGCCTTCTCCTTCTGGCCCGCCGATGAGAGGGCGTTTCCTGACGGCTCCGACGGGTTGGACTGCGGGGTGGCCGGGACGGCCGCTGCCAGGGATTCCGTGGTGGACACGCTGCTGACTGCCGTCTCGCTCCGGAAGGCGCCGGCCGAGTCGGCGGTGCTGTAGTCCGTGGAGAAGCTCTGCACGACGCGCACGCCAGCGTCGTGGGACTCGGTGGCGGCGCCATCCACGTCCTCCGAGGTCAGGAGGCTCTCGGAGCTCTGCGTTTCCATGGCTGTGCACGGCAGCCCAACATATTCCGAGAGCATAATCTGGTTTTCCTCCACAAGATTCATGTCAGGGAACTCCATGTTCTCGTAGTCTTTCCCTGCGCCAGCGCCGTCGTTCTCAGACTCGTCGGGATCGGCCAGCGCAGGCTTGGGCGTCGGCGAGACGGGAATGACATCGGGCACGACCCCGATGTAAGAGAGCTCGAGCTCCAGGAACCCGGCCGGGGAGTGGAAGAGGTCGTTGGTGGAGAGCGGGAACTCGCGCGCGAGCGTGCCGCCCTCGGCGGCGACGACGTCCGGGAGCGGCACGAGCGCGAACCCCAGCAGCTGGTCCTGCAGGTAGTTCTTGACCCGGCTGAGCATCCAGACCTCGCAGCGCAGCGCGGCGTCGACGTCCCCCGCGCGCACGCCGACGCGCACCGACTGGTCAAACACCGGGTTGCGGCCGCCGCCATTGATGACCTGCGTGGACGCCGCCGGCGCGCCCTCCCCCGGCAGCGAGAGGCGCGCGTACACATCCTGCTTGTGGTAGATGCAGATGTTCTGGATGTCCCGCGCGCTCCGCACGTGCACGTCCACGTACCCGATCAGCTCCCCGCCCCCGTTCGTGGCGGCCGGCGCAGAAACCGCCTCCATCTGCTGCTTCTGCTGCGACTCCATGATGAAGAAAGCACCTCCGCCGCTAGCTGCTCCGCAACTGCAACCAAGAAACAAGAAGGAATCAAACGAAATTCATACAAGATTGGCGTTAATTTCGGGACACAGGTGGGAGAGCAGCTGGATGGTCAAAATCCAAGATTAGGTGCGCAAGCTGGAGATAAGGAACCGTCGGCGGATGCTTACTACTGTACAGCGAACCAAACCGGAACTGCACACCAGCCAGCTCGATTCAACTACTCAAACAGCAACTGGAGATAAAGAACTCCTAAACAGAAATCCAACAAGAGAACGCCACACTGGCGTGCTATGGAGGAGTCGATCGATGCATAGGACCCCAACCAAGGGAAAGCGCAAGCAAGAGCTCAAATCCCATGGAAAACAAGGAGGCACACAAGAGGGGGGAAACTCAGAGCATGCTTACCCTGCGTGCGTCGTCTGTCCCTGTGGAGAAGAAGGCAGCAGCACCACTGGAATCAggcggaggagggagagagggtgagGGTCGGGAAGGGAGGGGCTCGAGGATGGATATAACGCCAAAGTCCAAAGGGAATTAGGGCAGTAGCACGGGATTTTTTTATAGCCCCCTCCCCGCCCTCTGCCTTTCTTTTCTACGGGGAGTACACCCTTTACCTAACTGCGCTTGCTTTTATTGCCTTGTTTGGCCTTAGCAGCCATCCAGCCATCCAGCCATCCTCCACAGACAGTCCACAGCACAGCACAGCAGCCTAATCTACTCCTACAGGCAGGATGATTGATAATTTAACCGACGATATTATTGGCACGCTTAGCCTTAGATTATTCAGATTACGCAGTGAGTAGTATTCAAAAGCGTCGTCCCCGCTGGGCAGTACCGCGACCGCACACTTAGCCGTCAGGAGACTGCACACGTTCCGGAGGCGTAGAAAATTGTGTGCCGCCGTAGCTTTTAGAGAACCGGACGCATATACGGGTGGAAAATACGGGAAAGGGGTCGCACGGCGTGATCTCGGGGTCACAGACGGGTAGGCAGGCGGGGCGGGGGGCGCTTTGTTGCGCTGGTCTCTCGAGTTTCCACGGTGCTGAAAAGTCAAAGGGATTCTGCGGGCAAGCGGCCGCAGCAGGCCGGCCTGGGCTTGGAGCCTTGTGGCTGGCCGCAGCGCGTGACGGGGCCAGCCAatggggcgcctccacctccctCCGTGGGTGGGGCCGCGCCATGGAGGGGGAAAGCCTTTTGATGGGAGGCTGCGTTTCGTTTTGTTTTTAATTGACGGCGAGAACCGTCTGGGCTCTCCTTCCGGGCGGCTGAGCAGGAGGAACGGAGGTTTCGCGGGCGCGCGCGCGGGTGGGTGTGGTTGTGGTGGGGCGCGTCGCTGTCAGTGCGGGACCCGGCGCGGCCGCACGCTTGCGCAGAGTTTTCAAAGTGGATATCATCCGCTTCTGCGGCCGCCATCATTCCTCGCCCGCCCCTCACCGATCCGAGGATGTATCCAATGCACCGATGCCGTACAACATTTCAAAAAATCTGAAGAAAAAACCCCGATGTTTGAAGATGGATCGTTTTGTTGGCTAACCAAAAGAAAGAAGGAGATTGGCGGCGGTCCCTTACGGTGATGGTTGGCGTAAATCACGGTGTGGTGATTGGGAGGCGATCCCGATCTCGCTAGGGTTCCGTGGAACTCGAGCACTTTCGATCTTTGATTGATGCCGCCATGCCCAGATTGTAGTCCTCAAACATCAATTCGTCCTATCCACCATAAGCCTCTCGCAGTTCATCCACCATATAGGTCGGCGCAAAGGGGAGTAGTAGGAGATGGAGGATGTGGAAGGGCTCGTGAGGGGTTTGAAGTGTCAACGGCGGAGAGGAGAGGACTGAAGATCGGGCAGTCGGAGAGGGGGGAGGACTGTGAATGGGCACCGGATGATCCACAAGCAGTGGGGAAACTGCTCTCTGAGAAACCGGCTCCTGCAGGTGTGGTGGGGCAAACGCTGGGAAGAATCTGGTGCCCTATCAAGGGGCTTGAGTGTAAGGAGTTGGAGACCAATGTGTTCCTGTTCACCTTCCGCCAAGCATCGGGATGGAGGCGTGCCCTCGAGAATGGACCGTGGTGGTTTGACAAAGAGCTGCTTGTTACGGA is a window encoding:
- the LOC123044401 gene encoding uncharacterized protein yields the protein MESQQKQQMEAVSAPAATNGGGELIGYVDVHVRSARDIQNICIYHKQDVYARLSLPGEGAPAASTQVINGGGRNPVFDQSVRVGVRAGDVDAALRCEVWMLSRVKNYLQDQLLGFALVPLPDVVAAEGGTLAREFPLSTNDLFHSPAGFLELELSYIGVVPDVIPVSPTPKPALADPDESENDGAGAGKDYENMEFPDMNLVEENQIMLSEYVGLPCTAMETQSSESLLTSEDVDGAATESHDAGVRVVQSFSTDYSTADSAGAFRSETAVSSVSTTESLAAAVPATPQSNPSEPSGNALSSAGQKEKASEAADAAEVDSSHTVQESPAVNSPSTVSESAVDKPPAMSFNFAEEVQVNQKEIMDMYMKSMQQFTESLAKMKLPLDMDNGSDKSGSGPAAASPTDSSGTDSSAAAKKPAAGGAQEKSPKVFYGSRAFF